One window of Lagenorhynchus albirostris chromosome 16, mLagAlb1.1, whole genome shotgun sequence genomic DNA carries:
- the PANK1 gene encoding pantothenate kinase 1 isoform X8, with product MAESKIADLQLHKLDELDCLIQGLLYVDSVGFNGKPECYYFENPTNPELCQKRPYCLDNPYPMLLVNMGSGVSILAVYSKDNYKRVTGTSLGGGTFLGLCCLLTGCETFEEALEMAAKGDSTNVDKLVKDIYGGDYERFGLQGSAVASSFGNMMSKEKRDSISKEDLARATLVTITNNIGSIARMCALNENIDRVVFVGNFLRINMVSMKLLAYAMDFWSKGQLKALFLEHEGYFGAVGALLELFKMTDDQ from the exons attgcTGACCTTCAGCTCCACAAACTGGACGAACTGGACTGTCTGATTCAGGGCCTGCTTTACGTTGACTCTGTTGGCTTCAACGGCAAGCCGGAATGTTACTATTTTGAAAATCCCACAAATCCCGAATTGTGTCAAAAAAGGCCGTACTGTCTGGATAACCCGTACCCTATGTTGCTGGTGAACATGGGCTCAGGTGTCAGCATCCTAGCAGTGTACTCCAAGGACAACTATAAAAGAGTTACAGGGACCAG TCTTGGAGGTGGAACATTCCTAGGCCTATGTTGCTTGCTGACTGGTTGTGAGACCTTTGAAGAAGCTCTGGAAATGGCAGCTAAAGGCGACAGCACCAATGTTGATAAGCTGGTGAAGGACATTTACGGAGGAGACTATGAACGATTTGGCCTTCAAGGATCTGCGGTAGCATCAAG CTTTGGCAACATGATGAGTAAGGAAAAGCGAGATTCCATCAGCAAGGAAGACCTCGCCCGAGCCACCCTGGTCACCATCACCAACAACATTGGCTCCATTGCTCGGATGTGTGCATTGAATGAG aatattgaCAGAGTtgtgtttgttgggaattttcTCAGAATCAATATGGTCTCCATGAAGCTGCTAGCATATGCCATGGATTTTTGGTCCAAAGGACAGCTAAAAGCTCTGTTTTTGGAACATGAG